The following proteins come from a genomic window of Bradyrhizobium paxllaeri:
- a CDS encoding thiamine pyrophosphate-binding protein gives MSRNMLNGAQVIVDYLIQEKVPQVFGLCGHGNIQFIDALYERSHDIKTISVHHESVAGFMADVYYRVSGRPTATFTSCGPGSANLPISLANAYLDSVPFMAVTGNVPTSQFNRGAFQEMYRHHQADFPSTVRTICKKVFQPTRGEMVPLAVRQAWKTMTSGRPGPVVVDVPFDVFMESAAEEAPNAIEWNANISSRCGADPEGVVKAVDMLLGAERPAIIVGQGVRYGGAAEELLKLAERLQIPVAASASGLGAIDCNHPLALGLVARAGHYQANHATRQADVLLAMGMRFDDRTSSSWIPGYSFTIPPTRLIHVDIDPEEIGRNYPVTLGLMADVRTFLRQVHAELDRRGDLTKKADARKKWLSQIDGYRKEWDKFVAPGFSDDTTPINPQRAALEIDKALPEDAILVSDIGVHHNWLLGFCKPRRPDSLIGSMGFGPMGFGVAGVMGAKFAAPDRPCVSVCGDGAFFMHANVLGTAVEYNLPVVWVVWNNYAYASIRGLQRGYLGGRELATDFHDPNTGERYNPDFAAMARSCGVEGVRVDRAGDLGEAIRKGIAANKPYLIDVDIAADINPVGAGVWELPGLGQSKAGIGTRFQPA, from the coding sequence ATGTCGCGTAACATGCTCAACGGCGCCCAGGTCATCGTCGACTATCTGATCCAGGAGAAGGTGCCGCAGGTGTTCGGCCTGTGCGGCCACGGCAACATCCAGTTCATCGATGCGCTGTACGAGCGCTCGCACGACATCAAGACCATCTCGGTGCACCATGAGAGCGTCGCCGGCTTCATGGCTGACGTTTATTATCGTGTGTCGGGACGGCCGACCGCGACGTTCACCTCCTGCGGGCCCGGCTCGGCGAACCTGCCGATCTCGCTGGCCAACGCCTATCTCGACTCCGTGCCATTCATGGCGGTGACCGGCAACGTGCCGACCAGCCAGTTCAACCGCGGCGCCTTCCAGGAGATGTACCGGCATCATCAGGCCGATTTCCCTTCCACCGTGCGCACCATCTGCAAGAAGGTGTTTCAGCCGACGCGCGGCGAGATGGTGCCGCTGGCGGTGCGGCAGGCCTGGAAGACGATGACGAGCGGCCGGCCGGGTCCCGTCGTGGTCGACGTGCCCTTCGACGTGTTCATGGAATCGGCGGCCGAGGAGGCGCCGAACGCGATCGAATGGAACGCCAATATATCGAGCCGCTGCGGCGCCGATCCCGAAGGCGTGGTGAAAGCCGTCGACATGCTGCTCGGCGCCGAGCGGCCGGCGATCATCGTAGGCCAGGGCGTCCGTTATGGCGGCGCGGCGGAGGAGCTGTTGAAGCTCGCCGAGCGGCTGCAGATTCCGGTCGCGGCCTCGGCCAGCGGGCTCGGCGCGATCGATTGCAATCACCCGCTGGCGCTGGGCCTTGTCGCGCGCGCCGGGCACTATCAGGCCAACCACGCGACGCGTCAGGCCGACGTGCTGCTGGCGATGGGGATGCGGTTCGACGACCGCACGTCAAGCTCGTGGATTCCCGGCTACTCCTTCACCATCCCCCCGACGCGGCTGATCCATGTCGACATCGATCCCGAGGAGATCGGCCGCAATTATCCTGTTACGCTCGGGCTGATGGCCGACGTGCGGACCTTCCTGCGGCAGGTGCACGCCGAACTCGATCGCCGTGGCGACCTCACCAAGAAGGCCGATGCGCGCAAGAAGTGGCTTTCGCAGATCGATGGCTACCGCAAAGAATGGGACAAGTTCGTCGCCCCCGGTTTCTCCGACGACACCACGCCGATCAATCCGCAGCGTGCTGCGCTCGAGATCGACAAGGCGCTGCCGGAAGATGCCATCCTCGTCAGCGACATCGGCGTGCACCACAACTGGCTGCTCGGTTTCTGCAAGCCGCGGCGGCCGGATTCGCTGATCGGTTCGATGGGGTTCGGCCCGATGGGCTTTGGCGTTGCCGGCGTGATGGGCGCGAAGTTTGCGGCTCCCGACCGTCCCTGCGTCTCCGTGTGCGGCGACGGCGCGTTCTTCATGCACGCCAACGTGCTGGGAACGGCGGTGGAATATAATCTGCCCGTGGTGTGGGTGGTCTGGAATAATTACGCCTATGCCTCGATCCGCGGCCTGCAGCGCGGCTATCTCGGAGGGCGCGAACTCGCGACCGACTTCCACGATCCCAATACCGGCGAGCGCTACAATCCGGACTTTGCCGCGATGGCGCGCTCCTGCGGCGTCGAGGGCGTGCGCGTCGATCGCGCCGGCGATCTCGGCGAAGCCATCCGCAAGGGCATCGCCGCCAACAAGCCCTATCTGATCGACGTCGATATCGCCGCCGATATCAATCCGGTCGGCGCCGGCGTCTGGGAATTGCCCGGGCTCGGGCAAAGCAAGGCCGGCATCGGCACGCGTTTTCAGCCGGCCTGA
- a CDS encoding cupin domain-containing protein: MASENNGAFIRNIAEVPWREFPNHFGGALSKPLVMPETAGSRHIDYRISMYQPMAHVARHKHLVQEQIYHVLEGEGLMEIAGKNHVVRKHDFIFLPPGVEHAISNSGLVDLVFLVITSPVTDEEKVV, from the coding sequence ATGGCTTCGGAAAACAACGGCGCCTTCATTCGCAACATCGCGGAGGTGCCATGGCGCGAATTTCCCAATCATTTCGGCGGTGCGCTGTCAAAGCCGCTTGTCATGCCGGAGACCGCAGGCTCGCGCCACATCGACTACCGGATCTCGATGTACCAGCCGATGGCGCATGTCGCGCGCCACAAGCATCTGGTGCAGGAGCAGATCTATCACGTGCTCGAAGGCGAGGGGCTGATGGAGATCGCGGGGAAGAATCACGTGGTGCGCAAGCACGATTTCATCTTCCTGCCGCCTGGCGTCGAGCATGCGATCTCGAATTCGGGGCTGGTCGATCTGGTGTTTCTGGTGATCACGTCGCCGGTGACGGATGAGGAGAAGGTGGTGTGA
- a CDS encoding branched-chain amino acid ABC transporter permease yields MQFGFLLEQVVNGLVLGGYYLLIALGLSLIFSVGGIVNLAHGAFYALGAYVSVEITKYLGFGSAIVLSPIAVALLGILFERFILRRFYDADPILSLLVTFGLAMVTEQAIRIIWGAPPISAAIPQAFRGSVFLGDFLFSRYRLLILAVVAAVLLGVWLLLHKTSFGRVVRAGIQRPDMVAALGIRLQPYMTAIVMLGVGMAALGGAFFAPITIVHPAMGAEIITVAFVVVVIGGLGSFWGVVLAAMLVGVVRGITIHFAPAAGEASIYVLMFLVLMMRPRGLLGERIEKFE; encoded by the coding sequence ATGCAGTTCGGTTTTCTGCTGGAACAGGTAGTGAATGGCCTCGTGCTCGGAGGCTATTACCTCCTGATTGCGCTTGGGCTGTCGCTGATCTTCAGCGTCGGCGGCATCGTCAACCTCGCGCATGGCGCGTTCTATGCGCTCGGCGCCTATGTCTCCGTCGAGATCACGAAGTATCTTGGCTTCGGTTCGGCGATAGTGCTGTCGCCGATCGCGGTCGCGCTGCTCGGCATTCTCTTCGAACGATTTATCCTCCGACGGTTTTACGACGCCGACCCGATCCTGAGCCTGCTGGTGACATTCGGCCTCGCCATGGTCACCGAACAGGCGATCCGCATTATCTGGGGTGCGCCGCCGATCTCGGCGGCGATCCCGCAGGCCTTTCGCGGCTCGGTCTTCCTCGGCGACTTCCTGTTCTCGCGCTATCGCCTGCTGATCCTCGCCGTCGTCGCCGCGGTCCTGCTTGGCGTCTGGCTGCTCCTGCACAAGACGTCGTTCGGCCGCGTGGTGCGCGCCGGCATCCAGCGGCCGGACATGGTGGCCGCGCTCGGTATCCGCCTGCAGCCCTACATGACCGCGATCGTGATGCTCGGCGTCGGCATGGCAGCGCTCGGCGGCGCGTTCTTTGCGCCGATCACGATCGTGCATCCGGCGATGGGCGCCGAGATCATCACGGTCGCCTTTGTCGTCGTCGTGATCGGCGGCCTCGGCAGTTTCTGGGGCGTGGTGCTTGCGGCAATGCTGGTCGGCGTCGTCAGGGGCATCACCATCCATTTCGCGCCGGCCGCAGGTGAAGCCTCGATCTATGTGCTGATGTTTTTGGTGCTGATGATGCGGCCGCGCGGGCTGCTCGGCGAGCGGATCGAGAAGTTCGAATGA
- a CDS encoding DMT family transporter — translation MSLVPLTLVILAAFIHATWNLLAKRAAAAGAAFVFASNLFSSIVYLPWMIWILIYDDLTWNGPVVICIVLSTIIHLAYSLCLQRGYQVADLSVVYPVARGTGPMLSSIGAFILLRETPTTQGILGLFAVVAGIGLITTQGDLSAFRKPRGLDGVRWGTATGSLIASYTVVDGYGVKVLGIHPVVLDWLSNLLRFFLLVPVVMRDWPGAKKRMQGHWWLALGVGALAPLSYILVLSAIEMGAPLSLVAPAREMSMMVGALFGMLILGERVTAWRVAGCAVLIGGVMLLGSATA, via the coding sequence ATGTCGCTCGTCCCGCTTACCCTCGTTATCCTCGCCGCCTTTATTCACGCCACATGGAATTTGCTCGCGAAGCGCGCCGCTGCGGCCGGCGCGGCCTTCGTGTTCGCATCGAACCTCTTCTCCAGCATCGTCTACCTGCCGTGGATGATCTGGATTCTGATCTATGACGACCTGACCTGGAACGGGCCCGTCGTCATCTGCATCGTGCTCAGCACGATCATCCACCTTGCCTACAGCCTGTGCCTGCAGCGCGGCTACCAGGTCGCCGATCTCTCGGTGGTCTATCCGGTCGCGCGCGGCACCGGGCCGATGCTCTCCTCGATCGGCGCGTTCATCCTTTTGCGGGAGACGCCGACCACGCAAGGCATCCTCGGCCTGTTCGCCGTCGTCGCCGGCATCGGCCTCATCACCACCCAGGGCGACCTCTCCGCGTTCAGGAAGCCGCGCGGCCTCGACGGCGTGCGCTGGGGCACCGCGACGGGGTCGCTGATCGCGAGCTACACGGTGGTCGACGGCTACGGCGTCAAGGTGCTCGGGATTCACCCGGTCGTGCTCGACTGGCTTTCCAATCTGCTGCGCTTCTTCCTGCTGGTGCCGGTAGTGATGCGAGATTGGCCCGGGGCGAAGAAACGAATGCAGGGCCATTGGTGGCTGGCGCTCGGCGTCGGCGCGCTGGCGCCGCTGTCCTACATCCTCGTGCTGTCAGCCATCGAAATGGGCGCGCCGCTCAGCCTCGTCGCGCCCGCGCGCGAAATGTCGATGATGGTGGGCGCACTGTTCGGCATGCTGATCCTCGGCGAGCGGGTCACGGCCTGGCGGGTCGCAGGCTGCGCGGTGCTGATCGGCGGCGTGATGCTGCTGGGGTCGGCGACGGCGTAG
- a CDS encoding IclR family transcriptional regulator: MKPRAKPKTSDKPASPRKISIARLMPSAEPNIDDEAEERARGGVQSLGRAFSILEEVARHREGIGLADLSKLVGLHNSTTFHLAKTLVSLGYLRQERDSKRYRVGRPLFALAASALDEIEMVNLATPILEDLSRETGESGHFAVRMGDSVVVIARTSGAGAFQLTDRVGVVRPAHCTALGKIMLASLRPDQLKRFLERVELKPSTKKSITDPAVLLREIAEIRRSAIAFDDGEFNAEVRCVAVPVYHFTGEVIGALGISGPIWRMTDQAVQSRAKLVQSAASRLSIEFGARGLVKSS, from the coding sequence GTGAAACCGCGCGCCAAGCCGAAGACGAGCGACAAGCCGGCCTCCCCTCGGAAGATCTCAATCGCAAGGTTGATGCCGTCCGCCGAGCCGAACATCGACGACGAGGCCGAAGAGCGCGCGCGCGGCGGCGTGCAGTCGCTCGGGCGCGCATTTTCCATCCTCGAAGAGGTCGCGCGTCACCGCGAGGGCATCGGCCTTGCCGACCTCAGCAAGCTGGTGGGCTTGCATAATTCCACCACCTTCCACCTCGCCAAGACGCTGGTCTCGCTCGGCTATCTCCGGCAGGAGCGCGATTCGAAGCGCTACCGCGTCGGCCGGCCTCTGTTTGCGCTGGCGGCAAGCGCGCTCGATGAGATCGAGATGGTCAATCTGGCAACGCCGATCCTGGAAGACCTGTCGCGGGAAACCGGCGAAAGCGGCCATTTTGCCGTACGTATGGGCGACTCTGTGGTCGTTATTGCCCGCACCAGCGGGGCCGGCGCGTTTCAACTGACCGACCGCGTCGGCGTAGTGCGGCCGGCGCATTGCACCGCGCTCGGCAAGATCATGCTGGCCTCGCTTCGCCCCGACCAGTTGAAGCGCTTTCTCGAACGGGTGGAACTGAAGCCCTCGACAAAAAAGTCGATCACCGATCCGGCCGTGCTGCTGCGCGAGATCGCCGAAATCCGCCGCAGCGCAATCGCCTTTGACGACGGCGAATTCAACGCGGAAGTCCGCTGCGTCGCCGTGCCGGTCTATCATTTCACCGGCGAAGTGATCGGCGCACTCGGCATTTCCGGCCCGATCTGGCGCATGACCGACCAGGCGGTGCAGAGCCGCGCCAAGCTGGTGCAATCGGCCGCCAGCCGGCTGTCGATTGAATTCGGCGCGCGGGGTCTGGTGAAATCCTCCTGA
- a CDS encoding SDR family NAD(P)-dependent oxidoreductase, translating to MRLKDRVAIVVGAGQSPGEGIGNGRATALTFAREGARVLCVDHHLESAQETVDLIAANGGTAAAFKADVTKNAELKAMVEDAKARWGRVDILHNNVGVSLSGGDAELLEISEEAFDRCVAINLKSCVWAARHVIPIMRQQKSGAIINISSMAAITTYPYVAYKATKSAMIAFTEQLAYQNAQYGIRANVILPGLMNTPMAVDTRAREWGKSRAEVEAERDSKVPLRQKMGTGWDVANAALFLASDEASFITGVTLPVDGGASVRRG from the coding sequence ATGCGTCTGAAAGATCGTGTCGCCATCGTCGTCGGCGCCGGCCAGAGCCCCGGCGAAGGCATCGGCAACGGCCGCGCCACCGCGCTGACCTTTGCGCGCGAAGGCGCCAGGGTGCTGTGTGTCGATCACCATCTGGAATCGGCGCAGGAAACCGTCGATCTGATTGCCGCGAATGGCGGCACCGCGGCAGCGTTCAAGGCCGACGTCACCAAAAATGCCGAGCTCAAGGCGATGGTAGAGGATGCGAAAGCACGCTGGGGTCGCGTCGACATCCTGCATAATAATGTCGGCGTCAGCCTGTCCGGCGGCGACGCGGAACTGCTCGAGATTTCAGAGGAAGCGTTCGACCGCTGCGTCGCGATCAATCTGAAGAGCTGCGTGTGGGCCGCCAGGCACGTGATCCCGATCATGCGCCAGCAAAAGAGCGGCGCGATCATCAACATCTCCTCGATGGCCGCGATCACCACCTACCCGTATGTGGCATACAAGGCGACCAAGTCAGCGATGATCGCCTTCACCGAACAACTCGCCTACCAGAACGCGCAGTACGGCATCCGCGCCAACGTCATCCTGCCCGGCCTGATGAACACACCGATGGCAGTCGACACCCGCGCCCGCGAGTGGGGAAAGAGCCGCGCCGAAGTCGAGGCCGAGCGCGACAGCAAGGTTCCGCTGCGGCAGAAGATGGGCACCGGCTGGGACGTCGCCAACGCCGCGCTGTTCCTTGCGTCGGATGAAGCGAGTTTTATTACCGGCGTGACGCTGCCGGTCGACGGCGGCGCGAGCGTACGGCGGGGGTAA
- a CDS encoding IS110 family transposase has translation MQASTVAAPTAGHIGTIFVAIELSQRSWRVALHSPDKDKISHHKLEGGDHAELLALVGRVRERAARALGGVPAVASCYEAGYDGFWLHRLLLAAGITNYVFDPASIAVDQRARRVKTDRIDGERMLRTLMAYLRGEPRVVRIVRVPAAEQEDARRGSRERDRLIKEQTAHTNRIKALLRLLGMAVGNPRRRDWLSWLAAQRDWQGQAVPPRMLSEIRHEHARLMLVRDRLDVLAQEAAAAEPSPAEAEMTRRSELLRRLKCLGPAFATTLTSEVFYKDFRNRREVGSYFGLTPSPWRSGGIDRDQGISKAGNPRARCAAIELAWLWLRHQPDSKLTLEYRKRTLDAGKRIKRVAIVALARKLMVALWRYLTTGLVPEGAVLKAVKI, from the coding sequence ATGCAAGCATCCACCGTAGCCGCGCCCACCGCCGGCCATATTGGCACAATTTTCGTTGCAATCGAACTGAGCCAGCGGAGCTGGCGGGTCGCGCTGCACAGCCCGGACAAGGACAAGATATCGCACCACAAGCTGGAGGGTGGCGATCATGCCGAGCTGTTGGCGTTGGTGGGTCGGGTTCGGGAGCGGGCGGCTCGAGCGCTGGGAGGCGTTCCGGCGGTGGCGAGCTGCTACGAGGCGGGCTACGACGGGTTCTGGCTGCACCGGCTGCTGCTGGCGGCCGGCATCACGAACTACGTGTTTGATCCCGCCAGCATTGCGGTGGACCAGCGGGCGCGGCGGGTGAAGACCGACCGGATCGATGGCGAGCGGATGCTGCGCACGCTGATGGCGTATCTGCGCGGCGAGCCGCGGGTGGTGCGGATCGTCCGGGTGCCTGCAGCCGAACAGGAGGACGCGCGCCGCGGCAGCCGCGAGCGCGACCGGCTGATCAAGGAGCAAACCGCGCACACCAACCGGATCAAGGCACTGCTGCGCCTGCTGGGCATGGCGGTCGGGAACCCGCGGCGGCGCGACTGGCTGAGCTGGCTGGCGGCGCAGCGGGATTGGCAAGGCCAGGCGGTGCCGCCGCGGATGCTGAGCGAGATCCGACACGAGCACGCGCGGCTGATGCTGGTGCGCGATCGGCTCGACGTGCTCGCGCAGGAGGCGGCCGCAGCGGAGCCATCCCCTGCGGAAGCCGAGATGACCCGGCGCAGCGAACTGCTGCGCCGGCTCAAATGTCTCGGCCCGGCGTTCGCGACGACGCTGACCAGCGAGGTGTTCTACAAGGACTTCCGCAATCGCCGCGAGGTCGGGAGCTATTTCGGGCTGACGCCCAGTCCGTGGCGGAGCGGCGGCATCGACCGCGACCAGGGCATCAGCAAGGCGGGCAATCCGCGCGCCCGCTGTGCCGCGATCGAACTGGCCTGGCTGTGGCTGCGGCATCAGCCGGACAGCAAGCTGACCCTGGAGTACCGCAAGCGCACGCTCGATGCCGGCAAGCGCATCAAGCGCGTCGCCATCGTCGCCCTGGCGCGCAAGCTGATGGTGGCGCTGTGGCGCTACCTCACGACCGGTCTCGTGCCGGAAGGCGCGGTGCTCAAGGCCGTAAAGATCTAA
- a CDS encoding ABC transporter substrate-binding protein, protein MTRYSRRTLLKAGAAFAGVSAIGSPAILRAQAARIKIGHLVPLTGFLGAIGSYAQLGVKMAAEEINASGGIMGKQIDLMSEDSVNPATASTKAQRMIEQDGAVLLFGEISSASSLTIMQVAERNKKVFFSTGARSDALRGKDCNRYSFHCDIPNTVMVNAVGTALKQKGMVKGKKFVTLTADYIFGHDLLKAAKAFFSANDATLIGDELIATDVTDFSPYLLKVRQAKPDVVCCNLAGNQVTNLVKQYAEFGFPYPLVGFNLNTGDAWAMGEGNLSGTWPTVWYHTLDNPASKAFVEAFSKKYGKPPENHAWIEYITLKMIAQAITETKSTESDALIAYFEKQTQFDIMKGRKGYFRSWDHQLVQEAYPFTVKPKGEMKDKWDMLVLGNAVPAAGAELETIYPTKTQNPCNMKA, encoded by the coding sequence ATGACCCGCTACAGCCGACGCACTCTGTTGAAAGCCGGCGCTGCCTTTGCCGGCGTATCCGCCATCGGATCGCCGGCCATCCTCCGCGCACAGGCCGCGCGAATAAAGATCGGCCATCTGGTGCCGCTGACCGGCTTCCTCGGCGCGATCGGCAGCTACGCCCAGCTTGGCGTGAAGATGGCGGCGGAAGAAATCAACGCCTCCGGCGGCATCATGGGCAAGCAGATCGACCTGATGTCGGAAGACTCGGTCAATCCCGCCACCGCCTCGACCAAGGCGCAGCGCATGATCGAGCAGGACGGCGCGGTGCTCTTGTTCGGCGAAATCTCCTCCGCCTCGTCCCTGACCATCATGCAGGTCGCCGAGCGCAACAAGAAGGTGTTCTTCTCGACCGGAGCCCGCTCCGACGCGCTGCGTGGCAAGGATTGCAACCGCTACTCCTTCCACTGCGATATCCCGAACACCGTGATGGTCAACGCCGTCGGCACCGCGCTCAAACAGAAGGGCATGGTGAAGGGCAAGAAGTTCGTCACGCTGACCGCGGACTATATTTTCGGCCACGACCTGCTGAAGGCGGCGAAGGCGTTCTTCAGCGCCAACGATGCCACGCTGATCGGCGACGAGCTGATCGCGACCGATGTCACCGACTTCAGCCCGTATCTCCTTAAAGTGCGGCAGGCCAAGCCCGACGTCGTCTGCTGCAACCTCGCCGGCAATCAGGTCACCAACCTCGTCAAGCAATATGCCGAGTTCGGCTTCCCCTACCCGCTGGTCGGCTTCAACCTCAACACCGGCGACGCCTGGGCAATGGGCGAAGGCAATCTTTCCGGCACCTGGCCGACGGTCTGGTATCACACGCTCGACAATCCGGCCTCGAAGGCGTTCGTCGAGGCCTTCAGCAAGAAATACGGCAAGCCGCCGGAGAACCATGCCTGGATCGAATACATCACGCTGAAGATGATCGCGCAGGCGATCACCGAGACCAAGTCGACCGAGAGCGACGCGCTGATCGCCTATTTCGAGAAGCAGACCCAGTTCGACATCATGAAGGGGCGCAAGGGCTACTTCCGCTCCTGGGACCACCAGCTCGTGCAGGAAGCCTATCCGTTCACCGTCAAGCCAAAAGGCGAGATGAAGGACAAGTGGGACATGCTCGTGCTCGGCAACGCCGTGCCGGCGGCGGGCGCGGAGCTTGAAACGATCTACCCGACGAAGACGCAAAATCCCTGCAACATGAAGGCATAA
- a CDS encoding SDR family oxidoreductase: protein MLLAGKKVVVVGGSSGIGLATAEMAKREGADVIVASRNVEKLDKVAEKLNAIAIPADVTSDDSVAKLFQRCGPVDHVVVTAAQLRTGPFKTVAMEDVRSTMEGKFWGAWRVAREAEIRAGGSLTLVSGFLSVRPRPNSAIVSAANGALESLAKALALELAPVRVNAVSPGVIDTPIRAAMPEEARREMLAKTAAALPVGRVGAAEDIGRQILAFMANGFATGSIVYIDGGALVI, encoded by the coding sequence ATGCTGCTTGCAGGCAAGAAGGTCGTCGTCGTCGGTGGCTCCTCCGGCATTGGTCTTGCGACCGCGGAGATGGCGAAGCGCGAGGGCGCAGATGTCATCGTCGCCTCCCGCAATGTCGAAAAACTCGACAAGGTGGCGGAGAAGCTGAACGCGATCGCGATTCCGGCCGACGTCACCAGCGATGACAGCGTCGCAAAGCTGTTCCAGCGCTGCGGCCCGGTCGATCATGTCGTGGTCACGGCGGCGCAGTTGCGCACCGGTCCGTTCAAGACGGTGGCGATGGAGGATGTGCGGAGCACGATGGAAGGAAAGTTCTGGGGTGCGTGGCGGGTGGCGCGCGAGGCGGAAATCCGCGCCGGCGGATCGCTGACGCTGGTATCGGGATTCCTCAGCGTCCGGCCGCGGCCGAATTCGGCGATCGTCAGCGCCGCCAATGGCGCGCTGGAATCGCTGGCGAAAGCGCTCGCGCTGGAACTTGCGCCGGTGCGCGTCAACGCGGTCTCGCCGGGCGTGATCGATACGCCGATCCGCGCCGCGATGCCGGAAGAGGCGCGGCGCGAGATGCTGGCGAAGACGGCGGCCGCGCTGCCGGTCGGCCGCGTCGGCGCGGCCGAGGACATCGGGCGGCAGATTCTGGCTTTCATGGCCAACGGGTTTGCGACCGGATCGATCGTCTATATCGACGGCGGCGCGCTGGTGATCTGA
- a CDS encoding carboxymuconolactone decarboxylase family protein, which produces MARLPYLEADQVAPEYRDMLMRNTNLHKLLVNSPDMARAFNGVGNHIRFKSKLDPRLRELAILQVGWMEKSEYEFTHHVKIGREFGVTDDDIAALMAETEGKPSKLEPLAKVILRGTREMVRELAMSEATFAEIKRELSDEEMVDLVLTIAFYCAVVRVLATMKIDNEPYYKEVLQQYPIPGAE; this is translated from the coding sequence ATGGCCCGCCTGCCCTATCTCGAAGCTGACCAGGTCGCCCCCGAATACCGCGACATGCTCATGCGCAACACCAATCTGCACAAGCTCCTGGTGAACTCGCCCGACATGGCCCGCGCCTTCAACGGCGTCGGCAATCATATCCGCTTCAAGAGCAAGCTCGATCCGCGCCTGCGTGAACTTGCGATCCTGCAGGTCGGCTGGATGGAGAAATCGGAATACGAGTTCACCCACCACGTGAAGATCGGCAGGGAATTCGGCGTCACCGATGACGATATCGCCGCACTAATGGCCGAGACCGAGGGCAAGCCCTCGAAGCTCGAGCCGCTGGCGAAGGTAATATTGCGCGGCACCCGCGAGATGGTGCGGGAACTGGCAATGTCGGAGGCGACCTTCGCCGAGATCAAGCGAGAGCTTTCCGATGAGGAGATGGTCGACCTCGTGCTCACCATCGCCTTCTATTGCGCGGTGGTGCGCGTGCTGGCGACGATGAAGATCGACAACGAACCCTATTACAAAGAGGTACTGCAACAGTACCCGATCCCGGGAGCGGAATGA